The Carassius carassius chromosome 34, fCarCar2.1, whole genome shotgun sequence genome has a segment encoding these proteins:
- the LOC132114412 gene encoding ras association domain-containing protein 2-like, with translation MDDRNDGVRVGENKFISKSSILSHLKTYNLYYEGKNLQLRHREEEEELIIEGLLNISWGLRRPIRLQMQDDHERIKPPPSSTSWHSGCNLDNQSQDGQKQTPQTPPQMEVTPPEDQSSNGRSQDHEEEEEEEEACDISAQLLRTKSDAGVLRRGRRRSPSDQRRIRRHRFSINGHFYNHKTSVFTPAYGSVTNARINSCMTTPQVLRVLLNKFKIENSPDEFALYLVHASGERVQLKRTDHPLVVRILQGPCEHVCKIFLMEQDLGEEIPYEVAQYIKFEMPVLQSFIIKLKEEEDREVQKLRSRYKYLRCTIEKQLQCSPEGSTCM, from the exons ATGGATGACAGGAATGACGGTGTGCGGGTCGGAGAGAATAAATTCATCAGCAA GAGCAGCATTCTCTCTCATTTAAAGACCTACAATCTCTACTATGAAGGAAAGAACCTGCAGTTACGTCACAGAGAG GAAGAGGAGGAGCTGATCATTGAAGGACTTCTCAATATCTCATGGGGTTTGCGTCGACCAATCAGGCTTCAGATGCAGGACGACCATGAGCGAATCAAACCTCCTCCCTCTTCTACCTCCTGGCACTCGGGGTGTAATCTAGACAACCAGAG tcAGGATGGTCAGAAACAGACTCCTCAAACTCCGCCTCAGATGGAAGTGACGCCCCCAGAGGACCAATCGAGCAACGGCAGATCACAAGaccatgaagaagaagaagaagaagaag AGGCGTGTGACATCTCCGCTCAGCTTCTTAGAACCAAAAGTGATGCTGGAGTACTGAGACGGGGCAGGAGACGGTCGCCTAGCGACCAGCGGCGAATCAGAAGGCACAGATTTTCCATCAACGGTCACTTCTACAACCATAAA ACGTCTGTGTTCACTCCTGCATATGGTTCTGTGACTAACGCACGGATCAACAGCTGTATGACCACGCCACAGGTGCTGCGGGTGTTACTGAATAAGTTTAAGATCGAGAACAGCCCAGATGAGTTTGCCCTCTATCTGGTTCATGCCAGCGGAG AGCGTGTTCAGCTAAAGCGTACAGACCACCCGTTAGTAGTGAGAATACTTCAGGGACCATGTGAGCATGTCTGCAAGATCTTTCTCATGGAGCAGGATCTGGGAGAGGAGATTCCCTatgaa GTGGCGCAGTACATCAAATTTGAGATGCCTGTGCTGCAGAGTTTTATTATCAAACTGAAGGAAGAGGAGGACAGGGAGGTGCAGAAGCTGAGAAGCAG ATACAAGTATCTGCGTTGTACCATTGAGAAGCAGCTCCAGTGTTCTCCAGAGGGCTCCACCTGTATGTGA
- the LOC132115154 gene encoding uncharacterized protein LOC132115154: MPLCTCTCVSSTLIHSSSADQRGGQHPEPSKIQIPVQPSSRMFSQYKIILLMNCLLLLTVMFPAVQSRRGGGFGRGGGRGGGWGGSSAGRTGWGGGGGHYHAPPVHTGGSSGHSTGKVAGAAAAGALGGMLVGHGLSSLAQPGYGYGHGYGGYGGYGAGYGHGHGHGHGHGHGHEGHGGEHSRDHVHNETDVDYYTDAASSGPIYSCLTVFGLVMSFLLGYILL; the protein is encoded by the exons ATGCCGCTGTGTACGTGTACTTGTGTGAGTTCTACTCTCATCCATTCAAGCTCAGCAGACCAGAGAGGAGGACAACATCCTGAACCTTCCAAAATACAGATACCTGTTCAAC CATCTTCCAGGATGTTCTCCCAATATAAAATCATCTTGTTGATGAACTGCCTGCTACTCCTGACTGTGATGTTTCCTGCGGTCCAGTCACGTCGGGGCGGGGGCTTTGGCCGTGGGGGAGGCCGGGGTGGAGGATGGGGTGGAAGCAGCGCCGGACGCACGGGATGGGGAGGAGGCGGTGGACATTACCATGCCCCACCAGTCCATACCGGAGGCTCTTCGGGACACAGTACAGGGAAGGTAGCAGGGGCAGCCGCCGCCGGAGCTCTAGGGGGAATGCTGGTCGGACACGGCTTGAGCTCCTTGGCCCAACCTGGATATGGCTACGGGCATGGCTATGGAGGTTATGGAGGCTACGGTGCAGGGTATGGGCATGGCCACGGCCACGGACACGGACATGGGCACGGACACGAAGGACATGGTGGTGAGCATTCAAGAGATCATGTTCACAATGAGACAGATGTGGATTATTACACAGATGCTGCTAGTTCTGGACCTATTTATAGCTGCCTGACAGTTTTTGGACTTGTGATGTCATTCTTACTTGGGTACATTCTGTTATAA
- the LOC132114413 gene encoding coiled-coil domain-containing protein 92-like, which produces MASVSVTLENQLHSAQKNLLFLQQDHANTLKGLHAEIRRLQQHCTDLTYELTMRSSVPGDDGEARCRELHQRCEELEAQLKAKEQENTELLRDLEQKNAMISVLENTIREREKKYLDELKLKSHKLAVLSGELEQRASTIAYLNSQLHATKKRLLAGSAASISPSLSPVGSLKPTPPPVPAASGNDKDVRQPETPRRRMRKSLSQPLHSEYTELYRLGAADGRRVVLRDSVDAMPDPTPFLQAREPAAPVESQPVLRERPSVIPPIASSATPPAQLSPAHTPVPPSPRNSPAREGAHARANVHIGVAHRIHRSPSAGGGAARQQAEVETLAVDQVNGEQVVRKRSGADRTV; this is translated from the exons ATGGCCTCGGTGAGTGTTACCTTGGAGAATCAACTCCACAGTGCACAGAAGAACCTGCTGTTCCTGCAGCAAGACCATGCCAACACACTGAAAGGCCTACATGCTGAGATCCGCCGCCTACAGCAGCactgcacag ACCTGACATATGAGCTGACAATGCGGAGCTCTGTTCCAGGTG atGATGGTGAGGCTCGCTGCAGAGAGCTGCATCAGCGTTGTGAGGAGCTAGAGGCTCAGCTGAAGGCTAAAGAGCAGGAAAACACGGAGCTCCTGCGAGATCTGGAGCAGAAGAACGCCATGATCTCGGTGTTGGAGAACACTATCCGTGAGCGAGAGAAGAAGTACCTGGATGAGCTGAAGTTGAAGAGCCATAAGTTGGCTGTGCTGTCTGGAGAGCTGGAGCAGAGAGCCAGCACCATTGCCTACCTCAACTCCCAGCTCCACGCTACCAAAAAACGCCTTCTCGCCGGGAGCGCGGCGAGTATAAGCCCCTCGCTCAGCCCCGTCGGCTCTCTCAAACCCACCCCTCCTCCCGTTCCTGCTGCGTCAGGAAATGACAAAGACGTCCGGCAACCCGAGACCCCTCGCAGGCGCATGCGCAAAAGTCTTTCGCAGCCGCTGCACTCTGAATACACGGAGCTGTACCGGTTGGGCGCCGCAGACGGCCGCAGGGTGGTACTGAGGGATTCTGTAGATGCCATGCCAGATCCCACACCATTCCTGCAAGCCAGAGAGCCTGCGGCCCCTGTAGAGTCTCAGCCGGTGCTGCGGGAACGCCCCTCTGTAATCCCGCCCATTGCTTCTTCAGCCACACCACCTGCACAATTAAGCCCCGCCCACACCCCAGTGCCCCCGAGTCCCAGGAATAGCCCAGCGCGGGAGGGTGCCCATGCCCGTGCTAATGTGCATATAGGAGTGGCACATCGGATCCACCGTTCACCCTCAGCAGGTGGAGGTGCAGCCCGGCAACAGGCGGAAGTGGAGACCCTCGCGGTGGACCAGGTCAATGGGGAGCAGGTGGTTCGCAAACGCTCGGGTGCAGACAGAACTGTTTAA